A stretch of Fundicoccus culcitae DNA encodes these proteins:
- a CDS encoding ABC transporter ATP-binding protein, translated as MNHFSWIWNYLKKHIAMIILALFLLLLNSILVIINPYLSSILIDDVIYGQQDDLLVPILATMIGLTLFRTIIRYSYQVMFDSIGQRTLFKLRQDMYQKLNELDFDYFNHTRVGDIMARMTGDTEAVRHFVSWSSYNILESIIWFLTAIVIMGLINWQLMLALVAVTPLIFILAMNLSKESHPAFYEIRESFSRLNSMVEENIGGNRVVKAFAREEYEKEKFTRHNLDYKQRNLDSAKISQKYLPLLEFLASILNVITLLVGGFLVIRQQMTLGELVAFNGYLWMLNNPMRMIGWLVNDYQRFLAAAHKIRQLLYRKPQIPIKNDENTLELKGNIEFKQVSFHFSDDPSHNILTNINFSVNSGMTVGIIGETGAGKSTLVNLIGRYYDPTEGNVLIDGIDIKDYPVRQLRENIAMVMQDVFLFSNTITDNIAFGNPFADGEYIRNMAKIADADSFISQMPLGYDTIVGERGVGLSGGQKQRISLARALTKNPSILILDDTTSAVDMETEAKIQLELSRMTQTKTTFIIAHRISSVREADLILVLDKGEIIERGTHGELVEKRGHYYDVYQRQLGLEGVS; from the coding sequence ATGAATCATTTTTCTTGGATTTGGAACTATTTGAAGAAACATATCGCCATGATTATACTAGCTTTATTTTTGTTATTATTAAATTCTATCCTTGTAATTATTAACCCATATTTAAGTAGTATTCTAATTGATGACGTTATTTATGGCCAACAAGATGATTTACTTGTGCCTATTTTAGCCACGATGATCGGCTTAACCCTATTTCGTACGATCATCCGTTATAGTTATCAAGTCATGTTTGATTCGATTGGTCAACGAACATTATTTAAACTGCGACAAGATATGTACCAAAAATTAAACGAATTAGACTTTGATTATTTTAACCATACACGGGTTGGAGATATTATGGCACGCATGACTGGCGATACGGAAGCCGTCCGTCACTTTGTCTCTTGGAGTTCCTATAATATTTTAGAAAGTATTATTTGGTTTTTAACAGCCATTGTTATTATGGGGTTGATTAATTGGCAATTAATGTTAGCCCTTGTTGCAGTAACACCGCTGATATTTATTTTAGCGATGAATTTATCAAAAGAAAGTCATCCAGCGTTTTATGAAATCCGTGAAAGTTTTTCACGTTTAAATTCAATGGTAGAAGAGAATATCGGCGGCAATCGTGTGGTAAAAGCTTTTGCGCGTGAAGAGTATGAAAAAGAAAAATTCACTCGACATAATCTCGACTATAAACAACGCAATCTTGATTCGGCTAAAATTTCCCAAAAATATTTACCTTTGTTAGAATTCTTAGCTAGTATTTTAAATGTCATTACCTTATTAGTTGGCGGTTTTCTAGTTATCAGACAACAAATGACCTTAGGTGAACTCGTTGCCTTTAATGGCTATCTATGGATGTTAAATAACCCCATGCGTATGATTGGATGGCTGGTTAATGACTATCAACGGTTCTTGGCTGCCGCTCATAAAATTCGTCAATTATTATATCGCAAACCTCAAATTCCAATTAAAAACGATGAAAACACCCTTGAACTTAAAGGGAACATTGAGTTTAAACAGGTTTCTTTTCATTTTTCAGATGATCCCAGCCATAATATTTTAACGAATATTAACTTCAGCGTTAATAGTGGTATGACGGTCGGCATTATTGGTGAAACCGGGGCAGGCAAATCCACTTTGGTGAATTTAATTGGCCGTTACTATGACCCAACTGAAGGTAACGTTTTGATTGATGGTATAGACATTAAAGATTACCCTGTCCGACAATTGAGAGAAAATATCGCCATGGTGATGCAGGATGTCTTTCTATTTTCCAATACCATTACCGATAATATTGCCTTTGGTAATCCTTTTGCAGATGGTGAATATATTCGTAATATGGCCAAGATTGCCGATGCGGATTCATTTATTTCCCAAATGCCATTAGGCTATGACACCATCGTTGGTGAAAGAGGTGTTGGTTTATCCGGTGGTCAAAAACAACGGATTAGTTTAGCAAGGGCTTTAACCAAAAACCCTTCCATATTAATTTTAGATGACACAACGTCGGCGGTTGATATGGAAACAGAAGCTAAAATCCAATTAGAATTAAGTCGTATGACACAGACAAAAACAACCTTTATCATCGCACACCGTATCTCATCCGTTCGCGAAGCTGATTTAATTTTGGTCTTAGATAAAGGGGAAATTATTGAACGTGGCACGCACGGTGAATTGGTAGAAAAAAGAGGCCACTACTATGATGTTTACCAAAGGCAACTTGGATTGGAAGGAGTGAGTTAG
- a CDS encoding ABC transporter ATP-binding protein, with amino-acid sequence MARNRYDEDEVLEEEFRPEDYKRVGRYLIPYKITIIKVLISILISNVALMLGPYFTKIVIDTVIPQADIGALVRYSIYFTLAIIVACLGLYYRLYAITEIGQDVLVDMRFDIFSHVQSLPFSYFDNRPHGKILTRIVNYINTLSDLLSNGVVNLISDIFNIIITLIFMLALDVRLTLYSLMLLPVLFIIVMVIKNIQRKAYQNLSNKQSNLNAYIHESIAGIRITQSFAREQERYEIFEEQSKENYTAFMDAVRIQFAMWPSVQNIAVISTAIIYFVGIRQIGVDVSTGTLIAFISYINNFWNPIINIGNFYNNLITATAYLERIFETLDIVPEIQDNPGATELPPIEGNVTFDHVTFRYEAGKDILHDVSFDIEAGQTIALVGPTGAGKTTIINLLSRFYDINEGTISIDGYDISQVTLSSLREKMGVMLQDTFIFSGTILENIRYGRLDATKEEIIEAAKTVHAHEFIMELKNGYDTVVEERGSTLSSGQRQLLAFARTLLADPAILILDEATSSIDTKTEELLQEGLQRLLKGRTSFIIAHRLSTIKNSDQIFYIANQTIQEKGSHEELMQQRGLYYRLYQSQYDLLFVE; translated from the coding sequence ATGGCTCGTAATCGTTATGATGAAGATGAAGTGCTAGAAGAAGAATTTCGACCGGAAGATTATAAACGTGTAGGTCGCTATTTGATTCCTTATAAAATAACCATCATCAAAGTCCTGATTTCAATCTTGATTTCTAACGTCGCTTTGATGTTAGGACCTTATTTTACCAAAATTGTCATTGATACCGTCATTCCCCAAGCAGATATTGGTGCACTTGTCCGTTATTCCATCTATTTCACGCTTGCCATCATTGTGGCTTGTCTTGGACTTTATTATCGCTTATATGCCATTACCGAAATTGGCCAAGATGTCCTTGTGGATATGCGTTTTGATATCTTTTCACATGTTCAGTCGCTACCATTTTCATACTTTGATAACCGGCCACATGGAAAAATATTAACCCGAATTGTTAACTACATTAATACTTTAAGTGATCTATTGAGTAATGGTGTCGTCAACTTAATTTCAGATATATTCAATATCATCATTACTTTAATCTTTATGCTTGCCTTAGATGTCAGATTAACTTTGTATAGTTTAATGCTTTTACCTGTTTTATTTATTATCGTGATGGTTATCAAAAATATTCAACGGAAAGCCTATCAAAACTTAAGTAATAAGCAATCGAATTTGAATGCCTATATTCATGAAAGTATTGCTGGAATCCGGATTACACAATCGTTTGCTCGTGAACAAGAGCGGTATGAAATTTTTGAAGAACAATCCAAAGAAAATTATACAGCCTTTATGGATGCCGTCAGAATCCAATTTGCCATGTGGCCATCGGTTCAAAATATTGCTGTTATTTCAACGGCCATCATTTATTTTGTTGGGATTCGCCAAATAGGTGTGGACGTTTCAACCGGTACGCTAATTGCCTTTATCAGTTATATTAACAACTTTTGGAACCCTATAATAAATATCGGAAATTTCTACAACAACTTAATTACGGCAACGGCTTACTTAGAGCGAATTTTCGAAACTTTAGATATTGTCCCTGAAATTCAAGACAATCCAGGCGCCACTGAATTACCGCCTATTGAAGGTAATGTAACGTTTGACCATGTGACCTTCCGTTATGAGGCAGGTAAAGATATTTTACATGATGTGAGTTTTGACATTGAAGCGGGTCAAACGATTGCTTTAGTTGGTCCTACTGGGGCTGGAAAAACCACCATTATCAACTTACTCAGTCGTTTTTACGATATTAACGAGGGAACGATTTCAATTGACGGTTATGATATTAGTCAAGTAACCTTGTCTTCTTTACGGGAGAAAATGGGTGTCATGCTACAAGATACCTTTATTTTTTCTGGAACCATCCTGGAAAATATCCGTTATGGTCGCCTTGATGCTACAAAAGAAGAGATTATTGAAGCGGCTAAAACCGTGCATGCACATGAATTTATTATGGAACTTAAAAACGGATATGATACCGTTGTTGAAGAACGGGGTAGCACCTTATCCTCTGGTCAAAGACAATTATTAGCTTTTGCTCGCACCTTATTAGCCGATCCAGCTATCTTGATTTTAGATGAAGCAACGTCAAGCATCGACACTAAAACGGAAGAATTATTGCAAGAAGGTTTACAACGATTGTTAAAAGGGCGCACTTCTTTTATTATCGCCCATCGTCTATCAACGATTAAAAACAGTGATCAGATTTTCTATATCGCTAACCAAACGATTCAAGAAAAAGGGAGTCATGAAGAACTCATGCAGCAACGCGGGCTCTATTATCGCCTCTATCAATCACAGTATGATTTATTATTCGTAGAATAA